The genomic DNA CTTTTGGATCCCGAAGCCAAACTCAGCTCAGAAGAGCTGATGTCTCTTAGTGTTACTATGATCAATGCTGGTTTGGATACTGTGATTGTGACTATCGTATGGGGAATCGCATTACTTGCGACTCGTCCTGATATTCAAGAAAAGGCCTATATGGCTATTCGAGATATGTTTCCCGAAAATGAGCCATTTTGTGATCCATCTGAGGACCAGAAGTGCGCTTATGTAACAGCATTTGTTCGTGAAACTCTAAGATATTTCACCCCTCTACGTCTATCTCTTCCCAGAACCACATCTTCGCCATTCATGCTTGATGGAAAGAAGGTTCCTAAGGGCACAACGTTCTTCATGAATACTTGGGCATGTAATTATGACCCCCAGTTGTATGACAAGCCAGAAGAATTCCGACCAGAACGATTCCTTGAAAACCCAGGCCTCAGCATGTTCTCCTACGGAACAGGTTCACGTATGTGTGCAGGGTCACTTCTCGGCAACCGCGAGCTGTACTTGTTCTTCATGAGACTGATTTCTTCTTACGAGATATTAAAACACGATAATATCAACGTGGATCCTCTTACAGGCGTCAAGGATTACGGTGCTCTTGGTTCGCTGCCATATGATTACAAGGTCATTTTCAAGCCACGAAACGAAGCGATCCTGTCAGAAGCCCTTGACAACTATAAACCTGCAGTCCACGGCTAGCCCCCAAATGTGAAATGTCAATAGAAAAGTAAATGTCAGacttataaataaattatatcatgttttttaatatttatcATACCAACTCGTGCTGAATCCATTGATCCTCACTCGAAGCAActgacattttttttatttacatTTGAATTACATACCATTGAACAGAACTGCAATGTAACAATGTTGTATTTGAAGAATTATGATACACAAATAAGGTTTCGAAGCTTATCTACAAGTGAAACCAAAAATTAGTTCCCAAGCgctggcagcagccaatgtacacaaaaaaaaaaaacaaaaaataacacCAACCGCAAGCGATTCTCCCCGAAGCCCAACAATGCCAGAGTCTCTacgcacgactcgagcgaagcgagaggagccacggggtctggggcagagccccagccgccggaggcaaatcCAGACCCTCGGAGTTAGCATTGCAGGAAGCAGGTCCATCCTGTGAGATAAGATAACAGGATCGACAAACGCGAGAGCAGGTGAGCAGCAGGATTTAAAGTAAGTTCAGAATGTAAAAAGGGTCAGCGGTAATCAGACACAACTTTTTTAATGCTGGATGAATGGCGTTCGGAGAAGGCGTGTCATGGGACAATAAGCTAGACTGATTGGGGGAACGTACTAAAAGCCAACTAACAGTGGGGTAATAAGCCACGGAAGTCGGATCGAGGAGTCCACCGGATGCCGCACATCACAAGATATGACCCTCAAGTGCATTACTACATCCGGAAGAGTTACTAGATTTAAACTTTATTGGATTTTAAGAGAGACATAATCATTATTAAGAAAGAGAAATTCTCACCGAACACTGGAAGATCGTTTGACTGATAGGCGGGGCCGGTCACCATGAAAGATCTGGACAATCGGAATATAAAATTTATTCGGAATCTGCTCATGGAAGAGCTTGTCAAAGCTCTACATTCAAATGCGCCTCATATTAGCACCCGCCAATTGAGGGTGATTGCCGTCAGCTTCGAAGATAGTACTTATCGAGACTCGGTTAGTTTAGAAGAGTACTGGGTCAAGTTCAGAGACAAGCTGGCTTCATATGGCTACCAGCTGCAGAATGATATGGTCCTCTATGGCACTTATATCAACGAGGGTAGTCTCGTCAATAATGCTGCTAGCCCGTCTTATGAACTTGGAGGTTCCAGTTCAGAGGCTTCTAATATGGCGGCCATGACTTCTGCATCACCCACCCCTCCTTCAAGCGTACAAACGCCTGTTGGATTTGCATTTCCTGTTAATAATGGTCTTGGTGTACAACATGACATCAACGAATTATTAGCTGGTGAGGGTATTGATGGTCTTTCTTGGAACAGTCATGATTTCGAGGAACTGTTTCGGTGACATCCAATAAGACCaataatcaaaaaaaaaaaattaaaaaaaatgacaCATTATTAAGCATGAAGGAACGAAGATATGAAGAAATGAACAATAAAACTAATAACTAATAATCATGGCGTACATGGCCGAAATAAACAACGGGGTTTCTTCACGACGACTATATTATTGCCCTAGATTTTGCGACTGAAGTTTGCAGAGGATTTTTAAACTTGGGATGGGAATTTCACTGGATATCATGCGTGAGACTGCGCATGAATTTTTGTAGAAAAAGGTTTGTCTGATTAAAGAGCTTTTTTGCTCGGAGGGGCCtgagtgcctccggcggccgggctccgcccggacccgtagctcctctcgcttcgctcgagtcgtcttAGGGGCGACCCTCGCAGAAGTGAATACGGCTGCGCCAGCTCCGACTGTAGtaatatcaataaatatatttagtTTACACTACTCTACCTCTAATTTTGGGCTGGTTGAGGAAGTTGGCATATTCGTTTAGGATCTCCTCCAGACGGGAGCCAATGTGCCATGCTCCCTCAGCAGCCATTTTATCTTTTGTAAATTGAAATATCGTTTGCGACAACAGCGGGTATGTGGAGCTGGGACTGACGTTACTCAGCTCGACCGTGAGTCGCTTTAAAAACTGagtgtcttcttcgtctttaCTCGTTTCCATTTTTTGGATTAGCAAAATTCCGTAGAAGATAATTCGTATGTACACCATTCTCTCAATAGGAATTTCCGACCGGGCTAACTCCCCCCGGGCTGATAGTTGTTGTATACTCCATGTGAAGCTGGGTGCTATTCTCAGGTATCGTTCATGCCAACTCTCCTGTTTCTCGTTGACAGATCGCTTCATTGAACTCAGTTCCAGCTTCAGAGTTTGATATGGACTGTTTACTCCGTGGACTTGGCGAACCTTGATATCGCCTTTTGGTCGTTCAAAGAACAATTCAGGGACTTGTGTACGGATATAAGCAGCATGCCAGAGACACCAGAACAAGTCGAGTTTGGTATTGGCCGGAGGGGTTGAGATGTTGGAATAATACAGTCTAATTGATTCAGCGAGATTCTCCAGGATTCTCGAAATCTTATTAGCAAATGTCTCAGTGGCTTGTATATCTTCAGTAAACAGTCTCTTGAGCTTCAGATCGTGTTCTAACAGCTCGTACACACCAcatatcagcaacaaactAGTGGCCGATGCCTCTTTTAATTCAATTGGTTCTTTCGACAACTGTACCAAACTTTGTGACAGggtcattttcttttccaacTCTGGAACATAGCCCTCAACATCACTCATTGACAAATACCAAGATTTGTTCTGGGTAAACATAATCAACAAAGTATTGACAACATAGTAACAAAATTGACAGggcaaaataaaatcactGCTATTGTCTCCGATTTTACCTTCTACTTTAGATAGTCTGGGGTCGCAAATCCATAGCCGTTTGAATATCATCAGTTGTTCGTCAGCAATTCCGTCAAAACTGAATAGACCATTGAAAACCAGAAGAGATATAGTTGCCTGTACCCAGTCCAATTGATatctctcttctttttcttcagaaagaaACACTTCAATCAAGGAAAACCCGCTCTCCCAAAGTTCGTGACCAAGTTTTCTATCTGTTGGGAGTCCTGTTACTACACAGCCAATCGAAGCAATGGCCCTTAGTAACGAAGCAGCGGacttttcttcatcaaatgaCTTTTTATCGAAGATTGGGAAGTAATCAAGAATGCGATCGCAAAAGATATCTTTGTAATGGGTCAGGAACTTTGGAGGTAGGAATGGCAAGTCGCTGTAATATTGGTGTAATTTTGGGTCATAAGTTTTCGGAATGTCTGGAGCTTGGAATTGCGGTAAGTATAACTTTGGAATGTGTTTTGGAACTCCTCCATTAGTTGAACCATCGTCAGATGAAGGAGATGCTGGAGACCCATCGGTCAGAGgcattgaagaagacgaaggCTGTTCGGCCTTGGCCTTCGCAGCTCCGCCGCCTCCTCGAGCTCTGGTGGTTGGTTTGCCATAGTCAAGCTCAAACTTGTCCTTGTGTAGAAGCTTGACATGTCTTTTTAACAGGTCCTGTCTTTTCAGTTGCTTCGAGCAGTATTTACATTGATGATATTCTGGTTTGTGACTGTGACTGGTACCAATATGTCTCTTCAGGTTCTCGTGCCGTGTGAACCTCCTAGAGCACTGGCTACATCCAAAAAGCCTCTTAGTTTCTTCAGACACGACAGACATGGTTGTGGAAAAATTGGTTGCCGCTAGTATCTCGTCCACAGAACCTGTGTGGGATCGCCCAAAAAAACTCTAAAGATAATCTGTATATCTGGAGAAATGAAATTAACTGTGGGACTAAAGGGGATTCGCGGCCCGATTCATGTGTTCCGTTAGCGCGCTTCTTAAAACGGGAAAATATGCACGATAGCCCGGACTTGATATTTAAGCGCAGATCTAAACTGGCATATATGTCATTACGCGCTGAAAATCTGTCAATGTATCGAGCAAACAATTCCGATACAGATAAATCACATACCACTGTTCTGCGAGTATTTCTTTTGAGCCGCGGAATTTAAAAACACCTTACAAATAGATTTTGCCGGGATCTTCGatgaaaacgactcgagcggagcgagaggagccacagggtctggggcagagccccagccgccggaggcatgcggaccctgaaatttttcaccaataaatttaaaaatttaGTTCTACGTAAAATGCTATAAGGATATGGTATACTCAAAACGAACGACTCAACACACAGAAAACAATATCAGACtagtatatataaataaaatggTCCGAGTCGTCGCCATCGGCGTTCGGATCAGAAGTGCCGTTTGCCAGTCTGGTCCTCTTCCGTCTGTTTTGTGCCATTAGGTAGGTAGCCATACAACAGTAACAGAGTAGAGCGACAACTATACATCCGAGCGAAAAGGCATGTCCTAATATGTATCTTGGAGCAGACTTGGCTATATATATCTGACCAGCCACGATACCAGCACAATTTCCTACAGTTTGTTGGAATCCAAGTGCAGCAGCTCGTTTATAATGAGGCGAGTTATTGTTATTCAGCCAGCCAATGTTTAATCCAACACAGATGTACAACCCCATAGCACAGAGGAATGTGCCAAGGTACTGGACCCGGTGATGAGTGTCGGTCAGTAATATGATGTATCCAGCCATTACAGTCAGTCCTGCCATCACCAAATAAATGAATCTTTTGCCTGTATAATCAGCCAGCATGGCCACCGAAAGGAAAACAACCGCTCCACAGATATACACCGGAATGGTCATATATTGAACACTGAGATTGGTGTAGCCCAGTGTTTTAATAATTGCAGGAAGAAATGTCGAGAATCCATACAGGACAACATCACTACAGAACTGAGCTGTGGCTGATATGTAAACCTTTGGATCTTTAAATGCTCTACGAACATCCGACCATTTAAACGTCTGCTCGCCATAATAATGCCTATTGATTTCAGTCCTTTGGACAATAATCTCCTTGTCGGAATCGTTCAAAAACCACGCATGTTCAATCTCATCAGGCAGCCCAAAATATACAACCACCACTCCTAGAAACGAGATAAGACCCTCGATAATATACAGCCATCTCCAACCTCTCATGCCGGCAACTCCATCCATTTGCAATATAGCCCATGCTAAAAGTCCACCAAATGCACCAGATAAAGCTGATGCACCAAAAAAGTAGGCCAGTCTTGTATTCAGCTCGTCCTGCTGGTAAATGCTAGTAAGATAAATAGTGATTACTGGGAATAGACACCCCTCGAACATTCCCAGTAACAATCTTGTAATGATTAGACCCACAATACTCTGCATGAACCCGGAAAACAGTACTACTAATGACCAACCGACCATTACTACTGCCAGGAACCGAGAAATTCCAACCATTCTCGCTACAACCGTAGCAGGAGTCTCTACAAGAACATAAATGCAATAGAAAACACTGATACCAGCATTCAGCTGGGATCCATGAAGATTCAAATCTTCAACTAGATCACTCGCCACATTACCAATATTACTTCTATCAAGATAAgccaataaataaagaaatGATACTATTGGCAATATAACGCGATCCATCTTGTGAAGAAGGGCTTTATTTTGCTTTGGATCGATGTCCGAAACAGCACCTTCGGTGACAATTTCTGGACTCTTTCCGCTCATTTTGTCAGCCATGATAAGTTAAACACAAGAGTCTTAGACTGTCTAAGGTCATCATTTCATTCAAATTAACTGGTTTTTACCGCCGGTTGGCTAATAGTGGCACTCTTGATATGATCTACAAGATAACCTTCCTTCCTGTGTCCAGATATATACGAtattcaaataataaagaCTGCCACTCGGCTTGAAATTCAGAACATATCCTGGGATCTTCGTCAAATAAAGAAATTTATATCTGTTGCCGATAACGGAAGTCCAAATAGTGAGTCTGCGTCAAAGTCTTAACCTTATTCCAAAATACTTCAGACAGCTCCCACTTTAACCACGAGCCAATAATCACTCTCAGTAGCTCTTTAAAAACTAGTCCACAACCCAGTTGATATCTGTTGATCTGACACCAACGACAGAGTGGCCGGGCTGATCTGACTGCCTCAAAGCAATCTTGGATTTGCAAAATCGTGATGTTCGTGAAAGCTTCCAGTTAAGGAACTAGCTGCTTAAAAAATACCCTATGCAGCTACGAACCACTTAAAAAGAGGGGATCAGGGTGAGACATCAGCAGTGCCTATAGCAACGTTGGAGCCACAAAAAGTGTCACGCACGCCGTAAATAATATACTAGTGTTCCAGCCTAATTTTTTACAACCTTTTTATTTCGTGCTTGGCCTGCAGAAAACACTAAATTATCCATCTGCAAACCttcccctgaaaaataagCTTTGGGGCTGCGATCAGCGCTGCAGGGTCTttcatgcctccggcggctggggctccgccccagaccccgttgctcctgcttcgcaggagttgcgTCTCCGGGCCCTGATATTAGCGGGCCGTGAACCTGTGACCTCGGGGAACAGCCTGAGTAACTCCCGCGAAGCGGGAGctatggggtctggggctccgccccagccgccggaggcacaacccctCCCCCGAGGTAGTGGGATGATAAAGATTCGTTTATTCATATCTATCTAAACAGTGACGCCAGATTCCTGCAGGTCCTCGGTTCTGCTCTTAGACTTGGGGTCCAAGAAGGGACGCTCGCCGATGCCGACGGTTCTGACTCCGGTTCTCTCAAACTCAGAGGCCTCGTAGTAGTCGTTGGTGGCAGTGTGGTAGACAGAACGGTTGTCCCAGAGGGCAACGTCGTTCTTACCCCACTTGAATCTCACTTGGATGTCGTGCGAGCCGTAGAGCAGCTCGTTGATGTACTCCTTAATGAGAAGACTCTCGTCGTCAGTGAGTCCGTTGATAGAGGTGAAGTGGTGGCCAAGTGCGAAGATACTCTTCCAGCCGGTGACTGGGTTGGTTCTGATAAGAGGGTGAACGGCAGTCAATTCGTCACCGACGTTCTCGGGAGCACCACGCTCGCCAGAGTAAATTTCGAACTTGCCCTCAGCAGCCTTCTTGAATCCGGGTTGAGCATAGGTTCCCGTCAAGGTCTCAAGGTAAGCTCTGAAGGATGGAGAAAGCTTCTCGTAAAGAGCATATCCACTGGCCCAAAGagtatcaccaccagtagGGGGCTTTTCGACAACCTTCAAAATGGCATAACTAGAAGGAACAGGCTCGAAAGTGATATCAGAGTGCCAGCCATTAGCAGCTCTCTTCTTGTTGACAATAAGCTTGTCTCTCAAGTACAATTCCTTACCAAGTTTAGATGAAATAATTGAAACCTCTGGATCAGTCTCATCAGTACCGTCCTTGAGGAAACCACCAGCTGGAGCAGTGGGGTGGATATGAAGACCTGAGGTCTCTGGAACACCAGTAAGCTTGCCAAGCTGGAGGGCAAGAGTCTTTTGTTCCTCAATGGTAAGATCTTGGTTTCTAAAGAAAACGACACCACGTCTAGAAATAGTGATGGCAAGGTCTCTAAGTTTGGACTCGTCGTTGAGAATATCACGGAGTTGGGCTTCTGGGTATTCTCTGCCAATTTGAGGAGTGATCTCGTCGAATTTGTAAGCTCCGTCCAAAGCGCCTGAAGCTTTCAAGTACTCTTTTGAGGGCTTGTAGGAAGGTCCCTCTGTGTACTTCTCAGCCCAAGGAGATGGACCCTCGTGGGTTTGAGCTTGTTGCTTGAACTTGTTCTTAAGCAAGACGTATTGTGGAACGTCAGCTGCCTTAGTAGTGGttgtagtggtagtagAGGGAgccatttttgtttttgtgattaattgacaaaataaaacataAACTAGCGAGAAAATAGTCCGGCTTTTATATAAAACGAGAAACCCCGCACGTCACGCAATTGCACAAGTCAATGGTGCTTGGAATATGATGACCCATTCGGTAAATGAGATAATTTTGTGAAGCCACCACATTAATTGCGGACACCGACACACCTCCCCATACTTCCTATTGTGGCTAATACTTGTGGCCAATTGCATCATGGGTGAATAATCAGTGCGGTCTACGACATACAACACGAGCGTCAAGATCTGCTATGCCCCTGCCAACCAACTCGTACTGACAATTGAAGGAATTAAATTGTGTAGGCCAGTCattatatttttcttcACTCCCAGTCTCATCCAACACAGTACCAATCTTCTAACTTTTATTCAACACCGTTGAGATACAGCCACAATCCATAAACAAACGATAGAGACTGGTGCTGACCTGCGTCTGACATGCTGCATAAATGGACGTGAGACCTAATTTCTCGTGAGTATTGCAAATCTCAACGTTATCGCTGTACATATTGCATAATCTGGGGACGATCTGAAATACTCCATACACTAGCCATAATATGACGCAACTTGATTGCCATCTACGCCATCGTATTGTGGCCAAACTGTTATCCAGGCGACCGACTCGACCAATCACATCCTCTAGTTTAGCCTCTGGTGGCTGGAACTTACCGCTGGCGGCTAGCATTCTGCATTACTGATCGTGATCTGTTGCTTTAGCGCTCAGTGGCTATGATTAGTCTATGTAACATTATTGGCGGTTGTGAGTGTTTAAGTGGCCAATCGTGgctactgcctccggcggctggggctccgccccagacccagttgctctcgcttcgctcgagttaCGAGAGGGGGAGTCAAGAATTCTTGGCATCGGTGATGCGGAGTCCGGTAGATGTAGCTTGGATATATTTACAATTACAATGGGGTTTTACTCTCGATCGAATCCGTCATCTAACCACTGTTTACTGGACATCTGTTTGAGACGACTCAATGCTCGCGAAAATGCAAACTTCTCCTCTTCGCCGGAGAACATAGTACCATCTCCAAGAAAGTCGGAGTCGGGGTCGTCTAGATCTTTAACATCTTTGGGTGCCTCTGATTTGATAATAGGACCCTCatcaataaacaaatgcTCGAAAGGACGCTCGGCGGTTACAGCAAGCTTGGAGTGACTTTCATATGCAGCATCCAAAAAGGTAATGAATCTTCTCGTCAGATCAGTTCGACGAATGGATAGCAGAGGAATATCTGTGACCACGAATCTATTATAATTCCGGGTCAATTCTAGGTAATCAGCGGCACTGAGAGGCTTTCCACAGAGCTGGTCAAATGTGAACTGTGCAGCTACACCGGGGGCTGATTTGGGAACAACTAATGGTCGCCCCCAAATTGACAGCTCTTCATTCTCATTAACACTGGCACCTTGGCAGAAATAATCTAGCCATTGCTTCGCATGCTTGTCGGCATCTTCTTTAACGCTGCTCAAAGTCTTACCTGATGGGGGGAAGAAATAGCTGCCGCTGGATGGACGGGCTATTTTTCTATAATCTATAGTCGAATGCAAATATACAACTTTGTTCTCTTGTTTCAAAGCCTCAATACAGGGGATGAATGACGCCCGTTGAACTCCGTTCATGTATAAGTCGTCTGGTTTACGGTTGGACGTCATGAACGTCACTACTCCATGAGTCTCCGAGTACAAAATGCTAATGAGACGTCTCAAAATCATGGCGTCCGCCACATCTGTCACCTGAAACTCGTCAAAACACAACACATTAGCCTCCTTGGCAATCTCATCAGCAATGGCTGGTGCAGTATCATAGTCAGGGCCATGTTCCATGTGTAATCTATGCGATCTCTTGTGAACGTCCTGCATAAAAGCGTGGAAATGAATTCGCTTCTTAGTCAGGTGTTTTGGAACTGTGGTATAAAACATATCCATTAAAAACGTCTTTCCACATCCAACATCtccatataaataaatcccCTTAGGGTGGTCAGGCGCCGGTTTCAATGATTCAACTCTATTCTTACTGCTGAACATCTTGGAAAACAGTCCTCCAAACGACGACTGTTTGGGCTTCTCATCAGTTGGAACAATCACAGGAGGCTGATATTTCTCTAAACTGGTATGCAAATCCTCCAAAGATGCTAGGATTTCTTCACAAACGTCAGTATTTCTATGACCATATCGCATGCTTGCCTACTACAACCCAAAAAACTTACTTCTCTGATACTCGTCATTATTAATACGACCTGTAGATACCAAACGGTCGTACTCCTGTAAAGGAGCTAAAACTTAGTTAGTCAAAGAACTACAAATATTCAACACCACCTGTACCATCTACCTCTACCACCTCTACTTCACCACTGCTTCACCACTTACTGATCGCACTAACAGATCTAGAACTGTGAaaactggctgctgccaaaacGGTCGTCTTTGCTGGGAACCGTGGCCACGGCCGTAGGAGTCTCACCGTACTCCACGGTTGTACCAGCGCCAAATTATTTCTCATGGCTCCAATATCCACGTAATCTCGAAGTTTAATGACTACCGACCCGAGCTCAGGggaaaatatatatacgaCTGGTTAGACCCGGCACCGGCTATGCGGCTCTCATCTTGCGGCTCGGGTCAGATGCAGGCACCGGGCCAAAGGACAGCCGGTcagggggtgctgcctccggcggctggggctctgccccagaccccgtggctcctctcgctgcgctcgagtcgtttcttggGGGTCGGGCAGTCTGTTTTTAGTGGCCAGAAGTTCCCCAGAGATGCCAATGGAGTTTTGGAGCCGACTGGAACTGGGACTCGGGACAGGGTCCTGCATCTCGGGTCTATGTAGATCCGTTCGGACATAACAACAGCCTGACTGGGCACAGTCTCGGGCCAACTCCGAGAGTCATCTCCCATCCTACCACCAAACAATCCCCAAAACTCCGCCGGCCAACCCAGCATCTGCCCTCCCCccacgccgctcgcgaagcgagcacaaccaggtccgggcggagcccggccgccggaggcacgtccaCACGCACCTCGATCTTCTCCGATCTCATCGCCGTGGATGCCATTTGCAGGGGAAACTCAAATTTAGGTTCGGGTGGGGGTTGTGAGACGCTAGTGTGAGAAGCCCTCAGCGGTCGTATCTGGTGATTTGGTCAGGCAAAATGGTTCTGGACATTGTCTCAGATGCCGCCTGGCAGCTGATATCCCGCCAGAGAATTGGTAGATTGGTTGTCTGAACGTACTCGTCCGCCTGGCGAGCGAAGTTTACCCTGATTATCCCCCAAAATATCCCAATTTTGATTGGTTCTCTGGTGTTTAGTGTTTATAGACGGATGTATCAGTAGCCGGAGTCCGATACCGGTTTGGAGAAAGTTCGGAGAAGTAGAGATATTGGTGGGCTGTCGGCTGCTTTGTTTGATTGCTTACCAATCGGCAGGATGGCATTGTGGAGATCTGACTAGCCAGCTTGGATGTTGGAGATGAGATATTGCCTATCACCGATTGGCCCCGAGTGAGCGTTGGAAAGGGATTCCGAgggcagctgctgcaaaaGGCACGAAGAACGAAACTGAGGCAACGCAATTAATTTAGATAACAGCAGCGTAAAAGGGCTAATCGGTGCCAGTCTGGTTGCGATTAGCACTGCCGCTTTAGTATCGTGCGTGGGGGATTGTCCCAAAAGCGCTGTAAACTGCACCAGTCAATGCACTTGtgcaaaaataaacaaagtGAAACAAACAGCGATAACAACAAATCCTTGTGACGACCATTCATGTGCTCTTGGGGCGCTAGAGATACGGTGGCTGTTGCTTGCTTTTTGCGATGTAAGTGGAAAATAATtcctgatctgatctgacCAGTCGTTTGGTTGGGACTCTCTGTATCTATCtatgattattattatataacTATTGCGGCTCcataatattttttttccctgGACCGTTATAGTAGCAGAGTAGATTTTATATCATATCGAGACTGTTAGTTAGTTCTTTCTACTCGAAGTGTTACTTGGAAGTTATTGGTTTACCAGACACACATTATCACACTGAACACTGCTACCTGTTCACCGCTAATCACTGTTACTGACTGACTGTTTTAATCCTTGGTATCTCGCCGATTTTGTACTGGCTGTTATAACTCTTGATCATTCACTGATTTTACTACTGGCCATTCTGACCCTAATATCTCACGGATTTACCACTAAACATTGTGACCTTGATATCTCACAGATAAATCACTGGCCATTCTGAGGGTTGATCACGTACGGATTTACGACCGACCATTCATCAGTTACTTAGTTGAGCTCTCACTCACATCACTCACATAGTTGGCACACTTACTCTTACTCACACAACCATTACTCTGTAAACACTTTCACTGATACTCGATCGTTGAAGTTGTCAATGCGATGAGTCGCCGAGATTCGGATGCCAGAGACCCATTGTCCACCAATGGACTGCCTGTACTGGTAGGAGTAGAAGCACCTCCTAGACGGTCTCAGCGGATAGGAAGCACCTCTTCAAACGGATCGAAAAAAGTGACATATTCGATTCGAGAGCGATTGCTCGATAATGACCAGGATGATCTTATCAGTGAAGCATGTGCTTCGGAAATAGCTGCtggagacgacgacgatgatgatgacgacgataGTGGGGATCCATTGAGGTACGAGTTTCGAGCACTGCCTCGAAACCAGCGACCATCGCCTCATTTTGCCATGTTATGCttatttttgattattCTTGGCCAGGCTATTAGTGTGACTTCACATTTAGATGCCATTGTGTTATTAATATGTCGTCACCATTTTCCTGAAAAATCAACTGGCTTGACGGTGCTGTCAGGATCAACTTCTCCTCTAGATGCTGATCCTAGATGCCGTCAGTCGAacattgctgctgctgtagccACTTTTGCTGCCTATCGAGGTGTTATCAGTGGTGTTATTGGCACCATTGTATCTCCAAGAGTATGTGCATTCTCCGATAGAGTGGGAAGAAGGCCTTTACTTATTTACACAGGACTCACTATTGCTCTGGCCGATCTAATAATGGTCGTCTGCTGCAAATATCCAAATGTCATGGACTATAAATGGATTCTAGTTTCAGCAGTGCTAACTGGATTCAGTGGAACCACTCTCGCAGGCTGTTTATACTCTTCGTACTTTGCT from Sugiyamaella lignohabitans strain CBS 10342 chromosome D, complete sequence includes the following:
- the AFG1 gene encoding Afg1p (Protein that may act as a chaperone for cytochrome c oxidase subunits; conserved protein; may act as a chaperone in the degradation of misfolded or unassembled cytochrome c oxidase subunits; localized to matrix face of the mitochondrial inner membrane; member of the AAA family but lacks a protease domain; GO_component: GO:0005743 - mitochondrial inner membrane [Evidence IDA] [PMID 17430883]; GO_component: GO:0005739 - mitochondrion [Evidence IDA] [PMID 14562095]; GO_component: GO:0005739 - mitochondrion [Evidence IDA] [PMID 14576278]; GO_component: GO:0005739 - mitochondrion [Evidence IDA] [PMID 16823961]; GO_function: GO:0005524 - ATP binding [Evidence IEA,IEA]; GO_function: GO:0003674 - molecular_function [Evidence ND]; GO_function: GO:0000166 - nucleotide binding [Evidence IEA]; GO_process: GO:0034599 - cellular response to oxidative stress [Evidence IMP] [PMID 17430883]; GO_process: GO:0006515 - misfolded or incompletely synthesized protein catabolic process [Evidence IMP] [PMID 17430883]; GO_process: GO:0016558 - protein import into peroxisome matrix [Evidence IMP] [PMID 19118449]) is translated as MRYGHRNTDVCEEILASLEDLHTSLEKYQPPVIVPTDEKPKQSSFGGLFSKMFSSKNRVESLKPAPDHPKGIYLYGDVGCGKTFLMDMFYTTVPKHLTKKRIHFHAFMQDVHKRSHRLHMEHGPDYDTAPAIADEIAKEANVLCFDEFQVTDVADAMILRRLISILYSETHGVVTFMTSNRKPDDLYMNGVQRASFIPCIEALKQENKVVYLHSTIDYRKIARPSSGSYFFPPSGKTLSSVKEDADKHAKQWLDYFCQGASVNENEELSIWGRPLVVPKSAPGVAAQFTFDQLCGKPLSAADYLELTRNYNRFVVTDIPLLSIRRTDLTRRFITFLDAAYESHSKLAVTAERPFEHLFIDEGPIIKSEAPKDVKDLDDPDSDFLGDGTMFSGEEEKFAFSRALSRLKQMSSKQWLDDGFDRE